DNA sequence from the Micromonas commoda chromosome 7, complete sequence genome:
CTCGGCGGGGaacgcatcgccgcgcttcatgatgacgtcgccggggacaCCCATATCGGCGAGAGCCTGGCCCACACGGCCTCCTCCCACGATTATCGACGGGGCGACCGAGGCCATGACGCGGACAGAGGACCGACGGGAGGACGTTCGGCGAGTGGTGGAAGTCTTCGCGACGAAGAGTCGCGCGTTGGCaaccgaggaggcggcggacatgTTAGGGTGCGCTGTGCTCTGCCGGACGTCCGCGATCGCAGAAAACCGGTAAGTGGATAAAATTTTGCGGTGCCGTCGTTTCTGAATTTTTGAGGCACGGGCTCTTCGCGCACTTGCGCAACATCGTCGGTTTTACAATCGTAGTTTAGGTTACACGGCACACTCTCGTCGAAACACTCAAATCAACGCGATGTTCTTCAGCTTgaggccggcgacggccatcgcgcgggcTTTGAGCTTCTTCATCctctcgcgtcgcctcgtttTCTTCGAGTCTGCCTCCGTCACCGTCTCCGAGGGTGGCGTGCACATGCCGAGCTCGGAGCAGACCTTGTGGGCATCCTCGATGTACTTGCCCGCGGCATTCACCAGCTCGGGGCCGTACGTTTCGATGGCGGCCTCGCACGTGGCGGACAtgtcgaaggcggcggcgtacttcTCGCACGCCTTCTCGGCTTCGTTCAGGAGGCTCTGCACCGTGGCGTTACTGGTGAtggcggcgtggagggaCTCGACGCCGAACTCGCACTTGAGACAgtccgtcgagggcggcggcgcgggtgcatCCACCGCGGATCCGCGCTCGATGACCTCACGGAGCGACGCGGGAACCTCGAGCGGCTCGGTCGCGGCCCGGGTCTCGCCGTCGTTTGGCGCCTCTTCCTCTTTGGGCGCCTCTTCTTCGGGGCACagcttcgcgtcggcgcagaGCACGTCGGGGGTGAAGTCGGTGTTGATGACGTCGATGGCCTTCTGGACGTACATCTCGAGAAGGCTCTCGCACTGGGAGACGAGTGGACGGGAACGGGGTCGAGCGGTGAGCGAGATGAGTGGGACGAGGTGACGTCTCCGTGGAGAGTCTGGGGTGAGTTTCTTCTTTTCCCTCCCAGATCTGGAAATTACACGCGCGCGTGAGACGGTCGGGAGAGCGCAGGGCTCGGACCAAGGGAGGTGATGGACTGGTATTATGAGCTCTCACCATGGCCTCATGCTTCGTGCCCGCGTAAGTCTCGCAGACCTCGTTCACCTTGTCCGTGATGGCGTTCAGGGTCGCCGGATCGTTCAGGTACGCCTCGCCCATGGTGACGAACTCCTCGCAGGTTTCGCACATCGGGCTCGGCTcgggcttgggcttgggcttCATGCTCTCGCTCAGGCCGCGCGACGCTTCCGCGcggcccgcgacgagcgcggcggcgatgaacacGGTGGCCACGACACGCATGTTCTGTCCTCGGTGACTGACGCGCGTCTACTTGTGGCGCCAAGCCAGCCCGTCCCTTCGGTTCGATTCGGGGCCAGCACCTGCTGATGTCACCGATCTGCATCACCGCGGGTCACAGGCGCTGAACGCGCTGAGTCACCCCCAAGCGAGTTAGGTGCAGGCGTTCCGCTCAGACGCGCGTGCGCAGCGAGGCGAgtggcgagcgccgggagAACGAATCGGCGGTAGCTGATCGGGGACGCGATCCGCCGATCGGTTCCGGGTGAAGCGAGCGGGGTTCGACAGCCCcgcacgcgcggggaccgggcggcgagggggtTATTGGTCCGTTCATCAAGTCTGAGTAGGACAGGAAGGATGAGCTCGCAGGAGGAGGactcctccgacgacgacttcgccgccgagctcgaggccgaGATGACTGTCGAACAAGAGCAAAAGAATCCGATAGTCGCAGCACCCGCGGTGGTGATCGCGACGCAGGCGCCATCGacagggcgcggcgcggtctcGTCGCTGCTGAAGGGGGCGATGGAGAAGGCTGCGAAGGCGGGCGAAGCCAAGGGagacaccgcggcggcggagaggccTGGGGTGAAACGACGCAGAGTCGCGACTCAAGGGGCGGGtccgaacgacgcggggaaCGGTGGGGACGATTCTCCCGTCTGTCCTCCGCACCCGGGGTTCATGTTTGACATCTGCATCCGTTGCGGCAAGAAGAAAGagaagggcgacggcgacgccggcgggacgcgggggggAGACTCGGGGAGCACTGCGGTGAGATACATCCACCAGGGACTGGAGATGAGCAACGCCGAGCTGGAGAAGGCGAAGCGAGAGGAGAAACGCAGGATACTTCTGAGCGGGAGGCTCGTCCTGGTGCTCGACCTGGATCACACGCTGCTGAACAGCGCCAGGTTCTCCGAGCTGTCGCAGGAGGAGCACTACGCGATGCACCggatcatcgccgccgcggactgcGAGGCGAACGGGGGAAGCAAAGAGGAAGTGCAAcaggcggctgcggcgatcCAGCCGGTCGAAGATCCCGTagcggcggagagcgccgagGAAAAGGAGGACGGGGCGGACGTGGATGGAGAAAaaggggaggaggaggcgggcgggAAGGAGAGGGCACGAGACGGGCCGTTCCCCGGTACGGACCCACCCCTGCGTCACCTCAACTGCCTGCGTCACATGGCCATGTTCACCAAGCTCCGgccgcacgcgcacgcgttcCTCAGGGCCGCGAGCCAGCTGTGCACCATGTACATATACACCATGGGCGACAGAAACTACGCGAGGGAGATGGCCAAGCTCCTGGATCCAACCGGCGAGCTGTTCAACGGACGCGTCATCGGAAGCGGCGACAGCACGAGCCAGTACAAGAAGGACCTCGACATTGTGCTGGGCGCGGAGCCAACCGTTTTGATCACCGACGACACGGACAGGGTGTGGCCGAAAAATCTTGCCAACCTGATCCGCATCGATCGCTATCACTTCTTCAAGCAGTCAGCGGCGGGCTTCAGACAACCCGGTCGATCGGTGATGGAACGCCAGTGGCGCGATGAGGGAGATAACGGCGATCGGGCTCAGCTCAgagacgtcctcgccgtcatAGCCGCCGCGCATCGGAGATTCTTTgagggcaccgccgcggcaaacaccgcggatgacgccatcgcggagatggacgctTCGATGCTTcgatcggcgagcgcgacggagggtGGCGATATTCGGCAAACTAACCACAAGCCGGTatcggacgaggaggcgtccACCAAACTTGAGTCCAGGGACGTGCGTAGGCTTCTCACCGTCCCGGAAGACGGTCCTCTGGCTAACGTTCGCGTCGTGttctcccgcgtcgtcgcgcagtCAGAGCCGAGGCCGGAGCGTCACCCCCTGTGGttgctcgccaccgcgctcggggcggAGGTTCTCaacgccgtggacgacggaAAAGGGGCGACGCACGTCGTGGCGCACGCGGGTACCGgggacggagacggacgaAGGACGGACAAGGTGAAATGGGCGGCTAAGACCCCGggcgccagcgcggtgagcgcggatTGGCTCGCCAAGTGCGCCGACGAGTGGGCGAGGGTGGACGAGTCGCGGTACTCTCTGCTGGgtcccgacgacggcggcaagGTGCGCGATGAGCCGGTGGTGGACACGGGCGGCGAAGATGCAGACGTCACCGGTTCTCCCCCGGGGTCTCCAGGGTACAGCGCGTGAGAGCCGAGTACAAAGGAAATAATGTAATACAACCGACCCTGCTGCTAATAGATGAGTGATACGTGCAAAGTGATACATGCGACGCGATGAATAATAGTAATAGGCGTGCTCGACGGTGATGACCGACGGCGGTTGGCTCAAagggccgccgcgccggcgacgaaggaCTGGAAGGCGGATGGCGAgaccgggtcgtcgccgcagtACACATCGAACACCGCCTGAGCGAGTTGTTGGGACGTGAGCTCCAGCGGCATACCTCCCACGACTCCAATCTCGAACTTGCCCTTGTTCGGCGACCACCAGATGAGCACCTTGTCGTCCTTGCGGAGCTTGCGGCCCTGGAACAGCCCCTTGATTTCTTCGCACTCGTCCATCGCCTTCTCCTCTGCGACTTCAGCCGCCTCTGCGACTGACGCCATGAAGTTgccgtcctcatcctcggcggTCGCCATGTCCGTGGCGATGCGCCTGATCCTGGGgcccaccgcctcgtcgagggccTCCCAGAACGTCTTCCCGTCGACGTCTCGCACGAGCTGCACGAGCAGCGCCTTATCGAAGGAGCCGGTGAGGAGAgacccgccgttcgcgagctcctccttgcATTTGGCAGCGTCGACGTACATGGCGACGCCGTACACTTTGACGTTGATGATGGCGATTTTCTTCTCCctcacgccggcgccgatgcacTGCAtcgtgtcgccgccgtggggaTTGAAAGTCTTCGGGAACGACACCTTCGTGGCGGGCTCCACGATGCTgaacgcccgcgcgacgatctcgtTGTTGACCCTGGCCTGCTTTGAAAATGTCGCGCGGGAACCGGCACGGGAgcggagagcgcggacgtcgcggcgcgccggggagacgacgcgcgcggcggacgcgggaaTCGTCATCGCGCTAGACATCATGATCGAGATTGATTGAACGCCAGACGGATGTGCTCTCGTGTCGCGGGGATGCGGAGGACTGGGGTGCCCCGTTCACGCAGACTCGACTTTTCAGGCCTGCGATTGGTCGTCGCGTTCAAAACTCGAGATTCTTCTGAGCTGGCGGTTCAAGAACCAAGGAAACTTCCTGCTGGGAGATTCCTGTGTGCCTGCACCCCCAACCGgcctcgcctcgtcgatgttTCCATTGCCTCCCCCCCCAAGGCCTCCCACTTTCCGAACCACGACCAACGAACGCGCTTTCCCCTAGTAGCCAGCAACCGACGATGTCGACGCTCACGACCGCGACATCCGCGTTCGTCACGGGTCGACGTGTGACctccggcgctcgcgcgacgaccgcgaccaGGCTcgttcgccccgcgccgccgcgcggaccctTACGCGTGGAGGCCATGGGTTTTGGCGATAGGAAGAAGAAGGTTCCAAAGGTCGACGAATCAATGGGGGGTGCCGTGGGGGGTgcggtcctcggcggcctcctGCTCGGTCCATTCGGGGCGATCATCGGCGGGAATATGGGCGCAAACTTCGGCGCGGGTAAGAAGGCTGCGCGCATGGAAGACGAGGCGCTCCGCAAGCAGGGCATTAGCAAAGAGATGGTCCAGATGGTCACGGAGGTGGCGCAGTCGCTGGCCAACGCGGAGGATGCCTTGAAGACAGCCAAGGAGTCCCTCAAGTTTGAGCTCGAGGATACACTGAGCCTCGAAGCGGAGGCGAACGAACTTTACAACatggcatccgccgcggttcagtccggagacgacgacaccgccaGGAAACACCTCACCGAGCGGAAGCGCGTGGAAGCGAAGATGGAGGATGCCAAGCGacgagccgccgaggccaaaGGGAGAGTGCAGAGGGTAGAACAGAGCGTGGAATCCCTGGCGTCGCAGGCAAAGAAGCTGGAGAGCGTTTTAAAGGAGAACatggccaacgcggcggagctcaacgcgagggaggcggcggccaagttCCAGGACGCTATGGCGCCTTCTGTGACCGAACTCGAGCTGGACGACCCGCTGGAGAGGAAGTTCCGGGAGCTGGAGGGCCGGTGACGTCACGATACGTGTTATATAGCTCTCACGTACTACGAATATCGAGTGTAATCACATCGACTAAGGTGCTGTAAAGCAGAATTTGTGCTCGGAGCACTTCCGAGGCGAACACGTCTGAGCGTCCACGCCgcagtcgccgtcgtcgacgcagCGGTGGGACTCCTTCAGGTCCAGGACGTGGCAGTCGCTGTCCTTGCCCTTGACGTTCGCCCTTCGAACGGGCGGACCACGCGTGGGCGATGATTTCGGCGCACTCCCACCTGCCGTCGGGTACACCTTCTTCTTGACCTTCTTtccctccaccgcctcgtcgacccGCGAAGAAGCCTCGCTCTGCAGAAAAGTCGCCATCATCTCCTGAAGCCGATCAGGGGTCCCCTTGTTTGCCTTGTcttccatcgccgccgccatcgcctctTTCAGACGCTCCAGCCGCGATTGCAGCCCACTAAGCCTGTTTGCTATCTCGACACTATCGCCTTTGCCCAAAGGTGCGGCTGAGctgagcgacgacgctcgcgacgcatcCACCGGTGTGCAGGCGCCGATGGTCCGAGCCGTGCCGATGACGTCCAGGTTGGGACAGACCCGTTTGGTCAGGCCCCATCCCGCGCCGTTGAATCCCtcgcccacgagcgccgccgtgggaTCGCTCCATGACGCGCGGTAACCACCGCCACCGTACGTCTTGCGAGCTCGCTTCGTccgatcctcctcgtccctgACGCTccggctcctcgccgccgccgcctctaTGATGCCCACGATGACGTCTTCCTCTTCCGCGTCAAACACCTCACCGCCACCGTTGTACCTGCTCTTGCCGTCACTCACCCACGAACTCTTCGACGCATCACCGGAATCTTCCTTATCCTCCTGGTTCTGCCACGCAAGCACCGGCAAGGGATGTCCCTCGGTGGAGAACACCAAGTTTCTCCCATCCATGAACGAGTCGTCGAACAGCAGGTACAGGTACTTGCACGTCTCCGCCAGGAAGAAGCTGTGCTGATGGTCCTCTAAAGCCTTGGTGGACACGTCACGCACGGATGCGTGACCGCCTGGAACCCTGGTATGTCGCGTGATGTCCGCGTGGAGCCTAGCGCCCACCGTTCTGAATGAGTCGTCCCTGGTGGCCATGTACAGCATCGCAGTCGACTCGGCGTGTTCCGGCCTGAGCGGATAGTGCTTCTCCGTGGGATGCAGGTGCTGCTCGCGGTACATGAACCGCTCGGGAAACACGCCGTATTTGTCCCAAACTGATCCGAATCTAGCGTGCGTCGCCCGAGCAGCCTCCAAGTCCCCGATGAGGGTCTGCATTCCCGGCCAGAACGCCTGAAGGCTGGTGGCCTGCACGTGCGTCGCCACTCCCGTGTTCAGGTGCGCCTCGTGGTACCAACCGTCGTCGTGGTAGTATCTCATGACCGCCACGTACGCGTCCGAAAACATCCGATAgtactcgtcgtccccgaacATGACGTACGCCTTGATGAGGTACTCGAAGAACGAGTCGCATcccgcgccgatcccgcCGCTGCGAACCACCCACGTCCCGCGCTGCACGTCCAGCGTATTTCCGAGCAGATCCCTGTCGCCGCGGATAGACCACATCGAACGtatcgcccctcgcgccgcgcgctcgaaccgACCGTCGCCGGTCAACCTCGACAGCAACCCAAACTCGAGTATGAAAGAACCAACCGCCGCCACGTTCGTCTCGTTGGTCTCTCCGGGTCGCACGCCGTGCCTGAGGTTGACCCACGCGTACGGCATCCCGGTTTTCGTGTCAAAAGCCTTGAGCAGCCGCTCACCCAGATCCAGCGCCTTGGGCAGGAGGCCACCCTCGTAATCCGGCATGAACGCCGAACCAACCGAGTGTCCCATGCCGCCGTCTACGTCGAACGAAGGCGCCGAAGGTCCCGATCCCCTGCCCTTGCCGAACCACGATGGCCGtttcctcgcggcgccctccccggctcgccccccgtcgccgagcgcgatgacgtGCGCCGAGAGCAGTCCCGCGAGGACTCGTATGTTACACTCGAACGCGTTGACCCTTACATCGATGTCGAAGTCCAGGTTACGCTCCATCCATCGCACGTTGCGCGCAAACTCGGTCCTGTTGCCCAACACGGCGAGCGTCGAGGTGGCGTCGATGAGCGTCAGCGCCACGCCCTCGTAGTCCTCCGGCAGGTGCTTCATGTCGAGGTTgccaagctcgccgagggaATCGGTCCACGTGCGGCTCAGGGGTTTGAGCTCGTCGTGTGGAAAAGCGTGGGTCATGTAGTTGTCGTACGCGTGGTGGAACATGGCGCGAacgtccgcggccgcgcgagctcgagcggttTGGTCATCCTTccacgacggcaccctctcggcgggcgcgggcgtcggagCCATCAGGAACTCGACGTCCGGGCCGGGCCGTACTTTCTTGCCGGTCGATGGGAAGAACGTCATcttggcgtccaccgcgggtaTGACGATCGCCCTCATCACACACATCGTAACCCAGGCAGCGATCAGGGACGAAGCCACGAACGTGCCCACCAATTTTGTTCCCATCACAAGGCGAGTTCCCCGCCTGGCCCGCACTCGTTCCCCGGGCGCCATGGCCGAGGTTTGACCGGCTCCTCACCCACCCGATACGGTCCGCCCTGCCGCTGCACCCTAAACGAGGGCGCTCGGCCCTGTGGCTGGGCTGGAAGCCTTGTCGAACGGAATACCACTCGCTGTTCGGTTGCTGAACACACTGACCAACCTGCAGACGGGCCGCtgacctgcgccgcgcgccgacgagcgagaGCACGACACGTCGCCTGGATATGATAAAGTGCGGGATGTGTCGAGCACTCCTCCAGACCTCACGGTATCGCACAAGTCGTTGTCAATCCAACGAACACTTTTCATGATTGCTCTTACCTCCACCTCTGCTCGCATCACCGTTGCGCGcccggtcgcggcgaagaagactgcgaacgcctccgccgtgcGATGCGGTGCCTTCTCCTCCGATGATGTTTCGGTCTCGCTCCCCACctcccagcgccgcgcggtgctcctcgcgggcctcgcgtccaccaccgcgctcTTCTTCGATGCGCAGCGTGCCAATGCCGCGCGCCCGACTCCCGTGTGCGAccccaccgccgacggcgccgagtgCAGGGCGAACCTCCTCCAAGGCGACGAGTCCAACCTCGACGGCTACGAGGCCAAATCGGCGAGGAAGATCGAACTCGCCAAGACCTCGACCAACCCGGACCTCACCAACTATCAGAAGGAGACTCTCGCTCTCGTGggcgagatggaggaggtgCTGGGCCTGGATATCTACGACATGACCCGGGAGAAGCGGATCAGCCAGCTGAAAAAGGACAGCAACGTGTGGGCAGGGAAGTACGCTCCGGGCGGGTCGGCAAAGACCGCCTCCGGCAGGGCATTTTACAACGCCGTCAACCAGGTCAGCGGGCACTTTAACGCGAACGGGATCGCACCTCTGCCCGCGTCCCGATTGGAGGTGGTGACCGCGAACATGGTCAAGACCCGCGAGCTCATCGATCAGGGTCGATAAGGAGTAGTGCAAACTGTGTGTAATGTTACTGCCTCGACGGGCATTTATTTAATTAATCATCAAACTTTCAAACCGCGTCCGAGTACATGCGCCTGGACTGCTTTCCTCCCCGGACGCTGTCATCCCTGAACTGCCCGTTGTTCGCCTGATTCGCCGTGATGCGAGACATGGCCGTGAGGGAATCCGAGACCTCCTTCAAGGCGTTGTTGTTGACCAAATCGGTGATCCCTCTCATCATGTGCTGACCATACTCCATATGCATCTGCCCGGTGGTGCGGTTGTTGAATCGAATGACGAAGAATCCGAACAGTAAAGCGAGCGCGACATTGATACACATCACCACGGAGAGCCCGATGACGATGCCAAAGTGAAACATGGTCCAcacgcacgcgcacgcgtccgctGCGATGACGGCGATGACCACCAACATCTTGACGATGTTGTAGAGGAACATTCGGATGCCGACCTCCTGCACAAACGCCACTGCCGAATCGAAAGTGttgtcctcgtcctcctgaCCCTCCAGCGCCAGCTCAGTGTcttcctgcgcggcggcaaGTGCGGCTTTGAGCTCCGCGCGTCTCATCTCTTCCTTGGACATCTTCCCCTTTCCTTCTCCCTTGTCGCCGCGATTGGATCCGCCGTTGTCCTCGACGCTCCGGTCAAAATCAACCTTGAGCGGCCGGGGACGCGGCTTGCTAGCGAATGCGCCGGTCTCATTGGCAACACTCGTCCCAGCCTCGCCGCTGCTTCTCTTCGCGGCATCTTCCTGGTTCCCCTCCTCCGCAGTCTCGACTCCGTAGTCCAACCGCTTTGACGCGGTTGAACCAACTGGAGACTCAACCGGAGAGAGC
Encoded proteins:
- a CDS encoding predicted protein, with translation MEKAAKAGEAKGDTAAAERPGVKRRRVATQGAGPNDAGNGGDDSPVCPPHPGFMFDICIRCGKKKEKGDGDAGGTRGGDSGSTAVRYIHQGLEMSNAELEKAKREEKRRILLSGRLVLVLDLDHTLLNSARFSELSQEEHYAMHRIIAAADCEANGGSKEEVQQAAAAIQPVEDPVAAESAEEKEDGADVDGEKGEEEAGGKERARDGPFPGTDPPLRHLNCLRHMAMFTKLRPHAHAFLRAASQLCTMYIYTMGDRNYAREMAKLLDPTGELFNGRVIGSGDSTSQYKKDLDIVLGAEPTVLITDDTDRVWPKNLANLIRIDRYHFFKQSAAGFRQPGRSVMERQWRDEGDNGDRAQLRDVLAVIAAAHRRFFEGTAAANTADDAIAEMDASMLRSASATEGGDIRQTNHKPVSDEEASTKLESRDVRRLLTVPEDGPLANVRVVFSRVVAQSEPRPERHPLWLLATALGAEVLNAVDDGKGATHVVAHAGTGDGDGRRTDKVKWAAKTPGASAVSADWLAKCADEWARVDESRYSLLGPDDGGKVRDEPVVDTGGEDADVTGSPPGSPGYSA
- a CDS encoding predicted protein, translated to MTIPASAARVVSPARRDVRALRSRAGSRATFSKQARVNNEIVARAFSIVEPATKVSFPKTFNPHGGDTMQCIGAGVREKKIAIINVKVYGVAMYVDAAKCKEELANGGSLLTGSFDKALLVQLVRDVDGKTFWEALDEAVGPRIRRIATDMATAEDEDGNFMASVAEAAEVAEEKAMDECEEIKGLFQGRKLRKDDKVLIWWSPNKGKFEIGVVGGMPLELTSQQLAQAVFDVYCGDDPVSPSAFQSFVAGAAAL
- a CDS encoding predicted protein, which translates into the protein MRVVATVFIAAALVAGRAEASRGLSESMKPKPKPEPSPMCETCEEFVTMGEAYLNDPATLNAITDKVNEVCETYAGTKHEAMCESLLEMYVQKAIDVINTDFTPDVLCADAKLCPEEEAPKEEEAPNDGETRAATEPLEVPASLREVIERGSAVDAPAPPPSTDCLKCEFGVESLHAAITSNATVQSLLNEAEKACEKYAAAFDMSATCEAAIETYGPELVNAAGKYIEDAHKVCSELGMCTPPSETVTEADSKKTRRRERMKKLKARAMAVAGLKLKNIALI
- a CDS encoding glycoside hydrolase family 47 protein (candidate a-mannosidase) — encoded protein: MRAIVIPAVDAKMTVPSWKDDQTARARAAADVRAMFHHAYDNYMTHAFPHDELKPLSRTWTDSLGELGNLDMKHLPEDYEGVALTLIDATSTLAVLGNRTEFARNVRWMERNLDFDIDVRVNAFECNIRVLAGLLSAHVIALGDGGRAGEGAARKRPSWFGKGRGSGPSAPSFDALDLGERLLKAFDTKTGMPYAWVNLRHGVRPGETNETNVAAVGSFILEFGLLSRLTGDGRFERAARGAIRSMWSIRGDRDLLGNTLDVQRGTWVVRSGGIGAGCDSFFEYLIKAYVMFGDDEYYRMFSDAYVAVMRYYHDDGWYHEAHLNTGVATHVQATSLQAFWPGMQTLIGDLEAARATHARFGSVWDKYGVFPERFMYREQHLHPTEKHYPLRPEHAESTAMLYMATRDDSFRTVGARLHADITRHTRVPGGHASVRDVSTKALEDHQHSFFLAETCKYLYLLFDDSFMDGRNLVFSTEGHPLPVLAWQNQEDKEDSGDASKSSWVSDGKSRYNGGGEVFDAEEEDVIGKDSDCHVLDLKESHRCVDDGDCGVDAQTCSPRKCSEHKFCFTAP
- a CDS encoding predicted protein, which translates into the protein MIALTSTSARITVARPVAAKKTANASAVRCGAFSSDDVSVSLPTSQRRAVLLAGLASTTALFFDAQRANAARPTPVCDPTADGAECRANLLQGDESNLDGYEAKSARKIELAKTSTNPDLTNYQKETLALVGEMEEVLGLDIYDMTREKRISQLKKDSNVWAGKYAPGGSAKTASGRAFYNAVNQVSGHFNANGIAPLPASRLEVVTANMVKTRELIDQGR
- a CDS encoding predicted protein; its protein translation is MSTLTTATSAFVTGRRVTSGARATTATRLVRPAPPRGPLRVEAMGFGDRKKKVPKVDESMGGAVGGAVLGGLLLGPFGAIIGGNMGANFGAGKKAARMEDEALRKQGISKEMVQMVTEVAQSLANAEDALKTAKESLKFELEDTLSLEAEANELYNMASAAVQSGDDDTARKHLTERKRVEAKMEDAKRRAAEAKGRVQRVEQSVESLASQAKKLESVLKENMANAAELNAREAAAKFQDAMAPSVTELELDDPLERKFRELEGR